One window of Myxocyprinus asiaticus isolate MX2 ecotype Aquarium Trade chromosome 4, UBuf_Myxa_2, whole genome shotgun sequence genomic DNA carries:
- the LOC127438609 gene encoding cdc42 effector protein 2-like, which produces MSTKAPIYLKRQSHKGKKEKLRDLLSSDMISPPLGDFRHTIHIGSGGRADDLFGDLSFLQGKFHLLPGQQGHQGTCQLSRTESVSSHPPANDSSPLLKNALSLPIIGGAQALTLLVQIPVTSAVMPTAEVQTAQSHHTDALTTTQSPPTSPSLAPPPKPPRLHLEERNLSVSRHASLPASPNRSPHHLRRYEPRPDTKEDERCVRDGEGEERPCLSNAGSLLSLHLDLGPSILEDVLQIMDNQRMGTLNGGLTPNGRQEIYT; this is translated from the coding sequence ATGTCTACCAAGGCTCCCATATACCTTAAAAGGCAAAGCCACAAAGGAAAGAAGGAAAAGCTGCGTGATCTTCTTTCATCTGACATGATCAGCCCCCCACTGGGAGACTTTCGACACACCATCCACATTGGCAGCGGAGGGAGGGCTGATGATCTTTTTGGTGACTTGTCTTTCTTACAAGGTAAATTTCACCTGTTACCGGGGCAACAAGGTCACCAGGGGACATGCCAATTAAGTCGCACAGAAAGTGTAAGTAGTCACCCACCAGCCAATGATAGCTCACCCCTGTTGAAAAATGCCCTATCGCTTCCTATCATTGGAGGAGCGCAGGCACTCACCCTTCTTGTACAAATTCCTGTGACTTCGGCAGTGATGCCGACTGCTGAGGTGCAAACAGCCCAATCTCATCATACGGATGCTCTGACAACGACCCAGTCTCCCCCAACATCTCCATCTCTCGCTCCACCTCCCAAACCTCCCAGACTTCACCTGGAGGAGAGGAACTTGAGTGTGTCAAGGCATGCATCACTGCCTGCATCTCCAAACCGCTCTCCCCATCATTTGCGTAGGTATGAGCCACGGCCAGATACTAAGGAAGATGAAAGGTGTGTAAGGGATGGAGAGGGGGAGGAAAGACCATGTCTCTCTAACGCTGGCTCTCTCCTTTCCCTCCATCTTGACCTTGGGCCATCTATCCTAGAGGATGTGCTTCAGATCATGGACAACCAGAGAATGGGGACACTCAATGGGGGACTTACACCCAATGGACGACAAGAGATATATACCTGA